A genomic window from Camelus ferus isolate YT-003-E chromosome X, BCGSAC_Cfer_1.0, whole genome shotgun sequence includes:
- the FAM133A gene encoding protein FAM133A: MGKRDNRVAYMNPIAMARWRGPSQSLGPTIQDYLNRPRPTWEEVKKQLENKKKGSKALAEFEEKMTENWKKELEKRREKLLSEKEGSSKKREKKKKKKKKKKKYCQSSPSSSSSDSSSSSSDSEEEEKKHGKKRKKKKNRSHKSSESSTCESESESKVSVKKKKKSKDDTEKEKHVRSLSKKRKKACPEEKPSSPDSSSESDYEEEAQAKKKRRREEREKAMEKAKKKKKKQHKKHSKKKKKKSSSSHKAA, encoded by the coding sequence ATGGGGAAGCGGGATAACCGGGTGGCCTATATGAATCCTATAGCAATGGCCAGATGGAGGGGCCCATCGCAATCCTTAGGCCCAACAATACAAGATTATCTGAATCGACCAAGGCCCACCTGGGAAGAAGTgaagaaacaattagaaaacaaaaagaaaggctCCAAGGCACTAGCGGAATTCGAAGAAAAAATGACTGAGAATtggaagaaagaattagaaaaaaggagagagaagttaTTGAGTGAAAAGGAGGGCTcatccaaaaaaagagaaaagaagaaaaagaagaagaagaagaagaagaaatattgtCAGTCTTCACCTTCTTCATCAAGCTCTGATTCTTCAAGCAGCTCTTCAGAttctgaggaggaggaaaagaaacatggaaaaaaaagaaagaaaaagaagaaccgTTCACACAAATCATCAGAAAGCTCTACCTGTGAATCTGAATCAGAGAGCAAGGTGTctgttaaaaagaagaagaagtcaAAGgatgacacagagaaagaaaagcatgtCAGAAGTCTcagcaaaaaaaggaagaaggcctGTCCTGAGGAGAAACCTTCATCACCAGATTCCTCATCAGAATCAGATTACGAAGAGGAGGCTCaagcaaaaaagaagagaagacgTGAAGAGCGAGAAAAAGCAAtggagaaagcaaagaagaagaagaagaaacagcacaAAAAACAtagtaagaagaagaaaaagaagtcgaGTTCAAGTCACAAGGCAGCataa